The Chryseobacterium sp. JV274 sequence AGTCCGAGATCTATAAGACCTTCTACCAGGTATTGTGAGGCTTTCAGATGAATATCTTTGAATCTTACTCCCGGTTTAAGAAGCTGCTGGGCATTGTTAAAAGCATTCAGAACCACTTCATACATTTCCTTTTGCTTAGTGGTAAAGGTTTTGCCCGCAGGAAATGTTCTGGTAAGGTCTCCCGCATATCCCATTGCAGTTTCCGCTCCGGAATCATTAAGGAAAAGATCTCCCTCTTTCAAGGTATTGAGACGGTAGTGGTTATGCAGAATTCCTCCGTTGATGGTTACGATCGGAGGATAAGACATCTGACATTCTTTATTGGCAGCAAGATATTGAATGGCATTCGCAATTTCATATTCTTTAATGCCTGGTTTTGCAATCTGCATTGCCAGCAAATGCATTTCATTGGATACATTCACTGCCTGTTCTATCTGCACTATTTCCTGAGGCTCTTTTATAGAACGCTGCTTCACAATGGCTTTAATCATCTCTGCAGAAGGCTGTAATGCTGCTATTTTAATTCCAAGCAGATCGCCAAGCAAAATTTTATTGGAAGACTGATATGGAGGAAGATAATGTACCTTTCTGCCGGAAGTCTGTGCTTTCAGAATATATTGAGCAAGCTCTGTATATGGCATGGTTTCCTGTACTCCGGATTTCAGACTTTTCTCTTTCAGTGTTTCCTGTCTGCCCATCCATACGATGTCATCTATACTTAATTCATCTCCGAAAACAATGGTCTTATTCTCATCAATATCAATAATGGCCGCAATACGGGGTTCCTGGATTCCGAAATAATATAAATAGGTACTGTCCTGGCGGAAATAATAAGGATTGTGTTCAAAATTCACAGGGTTCTCTATATTTCCCAAAAACAATAAAATTCCGTTGGCTACATTACTTTGTAATACTTTTCTTCTATCTTGATAGGTTTGTGTTGAAAACATATTATGAATACTTTTTAATTTAAAGTTTTAAAGTTACGATTTTGTACTATTGACCGCTCTTTATTCATGAAAATAAAGAATAATGTAAAGTTTGGATTTTAATTTGACATTCAGTGTTCATATTTTGCTTAAATTCGGTCATATTTTAACCGATAGCCCATAAAATATTGATTCTATGAAGAGTCTTCAGTTTTCAGTCCCTGCCGACACCAACAAAAGTATCCGCATTCAGGAAGATATAATGCCCAATTTTTATCCTTATTTCCATCGCCATACGGAAACCCAGATCATGTGGATTCTTAAAGGACACGGAACATTGGCCATAGAACAGAACCTCTTCAATTTTGAGGCTGGTGACATTTTCTATCTGGGCGCCAATCAGTCGCATGTCTTCAGGGGTAATTTTGATAAAGATGAAAAGCAAAAAGTTCATTCTATCTCTATATTTTTTGATCCTTATAAAAAGATCGCCGCATTTTTCGACTTGCCGGAATTTGGGGAACTTAAAAGTTTTATTGCCCATTCAGAAGTCGGTTTTCAGGTTGCTCCTAAACTAAAAATAAATATTGGGGAAAACATTGCAGCATTACAAAAAACAGAAGGAGTAGAACAGATCATAGATTTCATCCGCATTTTGAACCATCTTATGCAAAACAGACATCTGCATATTCCTTTATCTTCGGAAAAAAATCTTCCTAATCACATTTCAGACTATGATCAAAGAATTATAGATGCCCAGACCTTTATTAAGAAGAACTTTGCCCAAACGAAACTTACCCTTGACAGTATTGCCCGGGAAGCCTGTATGACCCCGCAGGCATTCTGCAGATCCTTTAAAAAACGAACCCGAATCACTTATATTGAATACCTTAATGAGCTCCGTGTACAGCGAGCATGCAGACTATTGACATCCAGCAATATGTACAGTATTTCTTCGGTTGCTTTTAATAGCGGATTCAACAGTCTTACCAATTTTAACCGCGTTTTTAAGTCCATTATGAAATATTCACCTAAAGAATACCTAAAGCATTACAAAGAGGCTACCATAGAGCAATAAAAACAACCTGTTAAAATACGGTGAGTATCTATTAAAATATTAACATTTACCGTTTTGAAATTCCGCTAGTTTTGGATAAATATTATTTGATATGAGTACAAAACTAAACTGGGAAGGTATTTATCCTGCTGTATTAACTCCTTTTACCAAAGAAGGTGAGATCGACTTTGAAATGTTTACTCTCAATACAGAAGCCCAGATTAAAGCAGGCGTTCATGGAATTATCCTTGCAGGAACATTAGGTGAAGCCAGTGCTTTGGAAACTGAAGAAAAATTCGAACTGCTGAAATACGCAAAAAAGATCACTCAGGGAAGAATCCCCGTTATTCTTAACCTTTCTGAAAATACGACCAAAAATGCCATATACTTTGCTCAAAAAGCTAAAGAATCAGGTGCTGACGGGCTTATGCTGCTTCCTCCTATGCGGTATAAAGCAGACAGCCGTGAAGTGGTAGAATATTTTAAAGCAGTAGCTACTGCTACAGATCTTCCTATCCTCATTTATAACAATCCTGTAGATTACGGAATATACGTCACCCTTGAAATGTTTGAGGAGCTTATTGAATGTCCAACTATTCAAGCTGTTAAAGAATCTACAAGAGATCTTGCCAATGTAACCAGAATGATTAACCGTTTTGGAAAAAGAATAAAAATTCTTGGTGGGGTAGATACCATTTGTCTGGAAACCCTCATGCTTGGTGCAGACGGCCTTGTGGCAGGTCTTGTAGATGCTTTTCCTAATGAAACTATGGCAATGTATAACTCCGTTAAAACAGGTAAATATGACAAAGCCATAGCAATCTACAGATGGTTTATGCCATTATTGGAACTGGATATTCATCCTAAACTTATTCAGTACATCAAACTGGCTGCTACAGCGGAAGGGATCAGCAGTCCTTATGTAAGAGCACCACGCCTGGAACTTCATGGCGAAGAAGCTGAAACAGTAAAAAAGATCATTGAAGAGGGCATAGCCAACCGCCCGGTATTAGATTAACTTCAGAAATAAAGCTATGATTGAAGAAGCATCAAAAGAGAATATTGATAGAAGAATTCAGATGGCTGCCGATGCCTATCAGTTTCTGAAGAATACCACTGTAAAAGAACGGGCGGCCTTCATGAACACAGTTGCCGATAAGATTGAAACATTGGGAGAAGAACTTTTGACAATGGCCCATTCTGAAACCTCACTTCCTTTGGCAAGACTTACCGGAGAAAAGGCAAGAACCGCAGGACAATGGAGAAGCTATGCAAAAGCTGTAGCCACAGGAATATATACAGAACCACGGATTGATCTTGCCCAGCCAGACAAGCAAAAAGGAGACCTCAGAAAATACAATGTAGGCATAGGACCTGTGGTTGTTTTCGGGGCAAGTAATTTTCCGTTTGCTTTTTCTACAGCGGGCGGTGATACGGCGAGTGCCATTGGAGCAGGCTGTCCTGTTATTGTAAAAGCGCATCCGGCACACCCTAATACCTCTCAACTAATGGCTGATGCCATAACAGCTGCTGTAAAAGAATTTGGATGGCCTGAGGGAATCTTCAGCCATATTACCGGAACATCCTATGATATTGGGGCTTATTTGGTCCAGCATCAGGAGATCAGAGCCGTTGCGTTTACCGGCTCATTTACCGGAGGAAAAGCTTTGTTTGACATAGCTAACCACCGTAAAGATCCCATTCCGGTTTTTGCAGAAATGGGAAGCATTAATCCTGTATTTGCCCTGCCGGATTTGCTTGAAAACAGAGCAGAAGCTTTCGCTAAAGAATATCTTTCCTCCTTAACATTAGGAGCAGGACAATTCTGCACCAACCCGGGAGTATGTATTGCTCTTAAAGGAGAAGCTCTGGACCGTTTTATCAATACCCTGAAAAACGGAATTCAGGAAACGATTCCCGCAAATATGCTTCACAAAGGGATCTATGAAAGTTTTGAAAAACATAAAACCATTGCAGCAGAACAGCCGGAAGTACATATTATTGCAACAGCAGATACAGAAATTGATGAATGGCAGGGACGTGCTATGATGATAGAAACCAGTGCCCAAAACTTTATAAAAAATCCTGTGCTGGGTGAAGAGGTTTTCGGACCCTTTGGGATCATTGTAACTTGTGAAACCCGGGAAGAAATGATGGAAATTGCTCAACAACTGAAAGGACAGTTAACAATTACCCTAGCAGCTACCGATGAAGATGCCCGGAATAACCTTACGCTGATCAATCTTCTGAAGGATAAATGCGGAAGATTACTATTCAACGGAATGCCTACAGGAGTAGAAGTTGTTTATGCCATGCAGCATGGAGGTCCTTTTCCTTCCACTACTGATTCCCGTTTTACCTCTGTAGGCCCGGATGCTGTCAAGAGGTTTATCCGTCCTATTTCTTTCCAAAACTGGCCGGATGAATTTTTGCCGGAAGAGCTGAAGAATGAAAATCCATTGCAGATCAACAGAATAGTAAACGGAGAAGTCAATTCAGGATCATTAAAATTACAGACAACATGAACAGAACATTTTTTTGTATAGATTCGCACACCTGCGGCTGCCCTGTACGTCTTGTTGCAGGAGGTGGCCCCATTTTAAAAGGAAATTCCATGATGGAGCGCAGGCTTCACTTTATGAAAGAGTACGACTGGATCCGGAAAGGGCTCATGTTTGAACCTCGAGGTCATGATATGATGAGTGGGAGTATTTTGTATCCGCCTATTGACGAAGAAAATGATATCGGAGTTTTATATATTGAAACCAGCGGATGTCTTCCCATGTGCGGGCACGGAACAATCGGGACCGTAACCATTGCCATAGAAGAAGGTCTGATTTTTCCTAAAATTCCCGGAAAACTGCGCCTTGAAACACCTGCAGGACTTATTCTCATTGATTATGTACAGGAAGGCAAAAAAGTAACGTCTGTAAAACTGACCAACGTAAAATCTTTTCTGTATGCTGAAAATCTGGAAGTTGAATGTCCGGATCTTGGAGTAATAAAAGCAGATGTAGCTTATGGCGGAAACTTCTATGCGATTATAGATCCACAGGAAAATTTCAGAGATATTTCTGATTTTACAGCCAGCCAGCTTATTCATTATGGAAAGATCATCAGAAAATTACTCAATGAAAAATACCCATTTATTCATCCTGAGAATGAACACATTACAGGATTAAGCCATATTCAATGGACAGGCAATCCCAAAGATCCTGAAGCAAGCGGACGAAATGCTGTTTTAGTGGGAGAGAATGCCCTGGACCGTTCACCATGCGGAACAGGTACTTCTGCAAGAATGGCTCAATGGTATGCTAAAGGTAAATTAAAAGAGGGGGAAGAGTTTATCCATGAAAGCTATATCGGATCCCAATTCATCGGCAGAATTGAAGGAACGGATACTGTTGATGGAAAATCAGCAATTATTCCGTCAGTAGAAGGCTGGGCAAGAATTACCGGCTATAACCATATTATTATTGATGATGAAGATCCTTATTGGCAGGGATTTCAGGTTATGTAAACAAACATATGACACAAAATAAAGGAAAAGCACTCATTATTGGTGCAGGAATAGCAGGTTTAAGCTCCGCCTATTATCTTTTACAGAAAGGCTGGAGTGTAGAAATCCTGGAGCAGAATGATCTTTCCAACAATTGTTCTTATGGCAATGCAGGAATGATTGTACCCAGCCACTTTACTCCGTTAGCAGCACCGGGTGTTGTTGCCCAAGGAATCCGATGGATGTTTGATAGCAAAAGCCCGTTTTATGTAAAGCCTTCATTTAATGCTGATCTGTTTTCCTGGGGAGTCAAGTTCTTAAAACACTCCAATCAGAAGCATGTAGACCGTTCGGCATCAGCGATCAGAGACCTTAATCTGGCGAGCAGCACTCTCTATAACGAGATTGCAGCAAAGGATGAATTTGATTTTGAACTTAATCAGAATGGGATTCTGATGCTCTACAAAACCGAAAAAGTAAGAGAAGAAGAAACAGAACTTGCCCATAAAGCAATCAATCTGGGATTAACTGTTGACATTCTGGATCAAAAAGGAATTCAGGAACTTGAGCCTAATATCCGGGTGGACGTTATAGGAGGGATTAATTACAAATGTGATGGTCATATGAATCCAATGAAACTGATGAAACAAATGATCTCTTATCTTAAAAATAATGGTGTCGTTTTTTATACCCATCACAAAGTAACCGGATTTGAAACTTCAGAAAGGATGATTAAAACCGTAATTGCCAATGATAAAAAGTTTACAGCAGACTGTTTCGTCATGACAGGAGGTTCATTTCTCCCTGAACTGGCTCAGAAGGCAGGAATCAAAATTCAATTAATGCCCGGCAAAGGATATTCATTCATGCATACCCCAGAAAATCCGGTCAACACCCTGAACCATGCTGCCTTACTACTGGAAGCAAGAGTGGCTGTCACCCCTATGAATGGGCAGATCCGTTTCGGTGGAACGATGGAGCTGGCTTCCCATCATGATAAAATTAATATGAAAAGAGTAGAAGGTATCGTCCGGTCTATTCCTCAATATTTGCCTGACTTTCAAATGCATTATAAAAAGGAATCTGAAATATGGTTTGGCTACAGACCCTGTGCACCGGATGGGCTGCCTTATCTGGGACAGTCTTCCCAGTTGAAAAACCTGATTATTGCAGGCGGCGGCGGTATGATGGGATTAAGTTTAGGACCCATTTTTGGAAAAACAGTTTCAGAACTTGCCAATGGCCAAAAGCCAACTGTTGACATCAATATATTCAACCCTGAAAGATTTAGTTAAAAAAACATCACATAACACACAAAATTAAGCCCAAAACAATTTGATTATTCAAATAATTTATTAACAAACAAATCCAAAATTTATGAAAAAATTTAAATTACTACTACTTGTTTCCCTATTTCCAATAATAGGTTTTGCTCAGGAAAATAGACCTCATGAGTGTAAAGCAGATGAAATGATGAAAAAACATTTTGAACTGCACCCTGAATCTAAGGCTGAATATGAAAATTTTGAGAAATTCACCAAAGATTTTGTAAAAAAAATGGAATCAAACAAAACTCCATTGAATAATACGATCAACAATCCAACCTACATCATCCCTGTGGTTTTTCATGTGTATGGAGAATCTCAGAGTAATGTAAAAGTAAATTACCAAAAAGTAGTTGACTTACTGGAACAAATCAACTTAAACTTCAATGGAATCAACACTGATTCAAACACCGTAGATCCTGATTTCCAATCTATTAAAAGAGCATTAAGTATTGAATTTCGATTAGCTAAAATTGATCCAACCGGAAAAGCAACAAGCGGAGTGGTATTTCACCCTTTCAAAGGTGGATATGGCAACGGAGGTGGATATGATGCACAAATTGGCGCAGATGCATGGGATAATACAAAGTATATGAATGTGTATATACAAAATGACCTATATGCTAATAAAGATTTATATCAATCAGGAGTTGCCTGGTATCCGGATTCATACATGACTTCAGTAAATACATCCAGAGTTGTTTATAATGGGCGTTATATATTCAATGCCGCAGGAACAGTAGCTTCAAACGAGTTTTCTGATACATTCACTCACGAATTTGGGCATTGGTTAAATCTTCAACATACGTTTAATGTTCTTTGTTCAACTGCGAACCCTGGTAATGATGGTGATGGAGTTGCTGACACCCCTGTAGAAAATAATTCTAATGGATTAGGATGTGCAGCTGGCAACAATTGTCTTGGACAAAAAGTGAACGTTGAAAACTATATGGGATACAATGGTTCTTCCGGTTGTTATAAAATGTTTACCAATGGACAAGTCAACAGAATGCTAGCCGCATTAAATCATCCTTCGAGAATAAATTTATGGCAGCCCGCAAACTTAGCCGCAACCGGTGTTGCCAATACTCCACCTAAATTAACCCTTAGCAACAGTACATTTACAGAGAACTTAAACAATAATGGAGCCGTGTCATTAGATGGAACAGTAGCATCTGCCCCTACATCAACGATTACGCTAAACGGAGCAACATTTGCCGTACCCAATGGAACAACTCTTACTGCAGGAACACATTTCACTTCTTCATTACCAGCAGGACTAACAGCAACTATAGCAGTTACAAGCCCTACTACTGCTACACTTACCATAAATGGTGCGGCAACCAGTCATCCTAAAAGTCAGGTCCTGAATTCATCAATTACATTCCTAAACGGGGCTATAACAGGAGGCGTAACTTCATTAGGATCAACTACAGCTTTGGCATTAACTTTTTCTTACAAAGATCCTTATAAAATAGTTACAGGAACTCCTCTGGAAAGTTATGCCAACCCAACAGCAACAACAGTAACAACCAATTCCGGGGCAACTTGGAAATATTTTATCATTAATCCGGAGCTTAGTGATGATGCAGGGTATGGCGCTTGGTACTATGGAGCAAATCAATTAAAATTTGAAACCTATTGGAAAGGATTAGTATGTGAAACAGGAACACGAAATATTAGCTTAATTCCGGCTTGCACCACTATAACTAATGCAAATAATATAGGTTATCCAACTGGTACTCCCGGACAACTTGACGTATACACTCCTACATATACTAACTGGTCTGGCCAAACCGCTTATGTTGGTTTTAGAAACCAATTCGAAGGCTACAACATTAACGGCTATTTCAAACTGATTGTGGGGGCAAATGGTTCAAATTATTCTGTAACAGAGTTTGGATATAATACACAACCATATGGCAGCATTACAACCCCTTGTGCATTATCATTATCCTCTGCAGGCGTTGATACAACAAACTCAGAAACATCCATCTATCCAAATCCAGTTTCTGATGTATTGAATATTAAAACAAAAGGGAAAATTAAATCAATTTCTGTTTACGACATGTTTGGAAGAAAAATGAATGCTAAAGTTATTGGTGATAAGGTTGATGTTAAACACTTCCTAAGCGGAACTTATTTAATTGATATTGAAACTTCTTTAGGGAAATCTTCCCAAAAATTCATTAAAAAATAGAATCAAACTCAAAGCAGTTACAGACTGGTTTAAAACTTTTTAAATAACAAAACACTTTTCTCAGAAATATGAATAATAGTTTAGTATTCATATGCAGTTGATTGGGCTTAAAAGTTAAGCCCAATTTTTTATTATATAGGTTCAGTTCATAATTTATTTATGTACTTTTATTCTGTAATTACAATTCCAATGCATTATAAAAACGAAAGGATTATCATCCGTGAATTTACACCCAAAGAATTTTTATTGTTTTCCACTCTTTTTGAAAATGAGAATGTTACCCGCTATCTGCCTTACAAAACTCCTGAAGAATATAAGGAAATGTTTGATAAAGCACTGG is a genomic window containing:
- a CDS encoding helix-turn-helix domain-containing protein, with the translated sequence MKSLQFSVPADTNKSIRIQEDIMPNFYPYFHRHTETQIMWILKGHGTLAIEQNLFNFEAGDIFYLGANQSHVFRGNFDKDEKQKVHSISIFFDPYKKIAAFFDLPEFGELKSFIAHSEVGFQVAPKLKINIGENIAALQKTEGVEQIIDFIRILNHLMQNRHLHIPLSSEKNLPNHISDYDQRIIDAQTFIKKNFAQTKLTLDSIAREACMTPQAFCRSFKKRTRITYIEYLNELRVQRACRLLTSSNMYSISSVAFNSGFNSLTNFNRVFKSIMKYSPKEYLKHYKEATIEQ
- a CDS encoding zinc-dependent metalloprotease, with amino-acid sequence MKKFKLLLLVSLFPIIGFAQENRPHECKADEMMKKHFELHPESKAEYENFEKFTKDFVKKMESNKTPLNNTINNPTYIIPVVFHVYGESQSNVKVNYQKVVDLLEQINLNFNGINTDSNTVDPDFQSIKRALSIEFRLAKIDPTGKATSGVVFHPFKGGYGNGGGYDAQIGADAWDNTKYMNVYIQNDLYANKDLYQSGVAWYPDSYMTSVNTSRVVYNGRYIFNAAGTVASNEFSDTFTHEFGHWLNLQHTFNVLCSTANPGNDGDGVADTPVENNSNGLGCAAGNNCLGQKVNVENYMGYNGSSGCYKMFTNGQVNRMLAALNHPSRINLWQPANLAATGVANTPPKLTLSNSTFTENLNNNGAVSLDGTVASAPTSTITLNGATFAVPNGTTLTAGTHFTSSLPAGLTATIAVTSPTTATLTINGAATSHPKSQVLNSSITFLNGAITGGVTSLGSTTALALTFSYKDPYKIVTGTPLESYANPTATTVTTNSGATWKYFIINPELSDDAGYGAWYYGANQLKFETYWKGLVCETGTRNISLIPACTTITNANNIGYPTGTPGQLDVYTPTYTNWSGQTAYVGFRNQFEGYNINGYFKLIVGANGSNYSVTEFGYNTQPYGSITTPCALSLSSAGVDTTNSETSIYPNPVSDVLNIKTKGKIKSISVYDMFGRKMNAKVIGDKVDVKHFLSGTYLIDIETSLGKSSQKFIKK
- a CDS encoding aldehyde dehydrogenase (NADP(+)), translating into MIEEASKENIDRRIQMAADAYQFLKNTTVKERAAFMNTVADKIETLGEELLTMAHSETSLPLARLTGEKARTAGQWRSYAKAVATGIYTEPRIDLAQPDKQKGDLRKYNVGIGPVVVFGASNFPFAFSTAGGDTASAIGAGCPVIVKAHPAHPNTSQLMADAITAAVKEFGWPEGIFSHITGTSYDIGAYLVQHQEIRAVAFTGSFTGGKALFDIANHRKDPIPVFAEMGSINPVFALPDLLENRAEAFAKEYLSSLTLGAGQFCTNPGVCIALKGEALDRFINTLKNGIQETIPANMLHKGIYESFEKHKTIAAEQPEVHIIATADTEIDEWQGRAMMIETSAQNFIKNPVLGEEVFGPFGIIVTCETREEMMEIAQQLKGQLTITLAATDEDARNNLTLINLLKDKCGRLLFNGMPTGVEVVYAMQHGGPFPSTTDSRFTSVGPDAVKRFIRPISFQNWPDEFLPEELKNENPLQINRIVNGEVNSGSLKLQTT
- a CDS encoding dihydrodipicolinate synthase family protein, with protein sequence MSTKLNWEGIYPAVLTPFTKEGEIDFEMFTLNTEAQIKAGVHGIILAGTLGEASALETEEKFELLKYAKKITQGRIPVILNLSENTTKNAIYFAQKAKESGADGLMLLPPMRYKADSREVVEYFKAVATATDLPILIYNNPVDYGIYVTLEMFEELIECPTIQAVKESTRDLANVTRMINRFGKRIKILGGVDTICLETLMLGADGLVAGLVDAFPNETMAMYNSVKTGKYDKAIAIYRWFMPLLELDIHPKLIQYIKLAATAEGISSPYVRAPRLELHGEEAETVKKIIEEGIANRPVLD
- a CDS encoding aminopeptidase P family protein, producing MFSTQTYQDRRKVLQSNVANGILLFLGNIENPVNFEHNPYYFRQDSTYLYYFGIQEPRIAAIIDIDENKTIVFGDELSIDDIVWMGRQETLKEKSLKSGVQETMPYTELAQYILKAQTSGRKVHYLPPYQSSNKILLGDLLGIKIAALQPSAEMIKAIVKQRSIKEPQEIVQIEQAVNVSNEMHLLAMQIAKPGIKEYEIANAIQYLAANKECQMSYPPIVTINGGILHNHYRLNTLKEGDLFLNDSGAETAMGYAGDLTRTFPAGKTFTTKQKEMYEVVLNAFNNAQQLLKPGVRFKDIHLKASQYLVEGLIDLGLMKGNPEEAVKNHAHTLFFQCGLGHMMGLDVHDMEDLGEQYIGYTEEEPKDTNTFGLKSLRLGKALESGFVVTVEPGIYMIPELIDIWQAENKNADFINYDTVNEYRNFGGIRVEDDFLITDDGYRLLGNGLIKTVEEIENYRAEH
- a CDS encoding 4-hydroxyproline epimerase, with amino-acid sequence MNRTFFCIDSHTCGCPVRLVAGGGPILKGNSMMERRLHFMKEYDWIRKGLMFEPRGHDMMSGSILYPPIDEENDIGVLYIETSGCLPMCGHGTIGTVTIAIEEGLIFPKIPGKLRLETPAGLILIDYVQEGKKVTSVKLTNVKSFLYAENLEVECPDLGVIKADVAYGGNFYAIIDPQENFRDISDFTASQLIHYGKIIRKLLNEKYPFIHPENEHITGLSHIQWTGNPKDPEASGRNAVLVGENALDRSPCGTGTSARMAQWYAKGKLKEGEEFIHESYIGSQFIGRIEGTDTVDGKSAIIPSVEGWARITGYNHIIIDDEDPYWQGFQVM
- a CDS encoding NAD(P)/FAD-dependent oxidoreductase — its product is MTQNKGKALIIGAGIAGLSSAYYLLQKGWSVEILEQNDLSNNCSYGNAGMIVPSHFTPLAAPGVVAQGIRWMFDSKSPFYVKPSFNADLFSWGVKFLKHSNQKHVDRSASAIRDLNLASSTLYNEIAAKDEFDFELNQNGILMLYKTEKVREEETELAHKAINLGLTVDILDQKGIQELEPNIRVDVIGGINYKCDGHMNPMKLMKQMISYLKNNGVVFYTHHKVTGFETSERMIKTVIANDKKFTADCFVMTGGSFLPELAQKAGIKIQLMPGKGYSFMHTPENPVNTLNHAALLLEARVAVTPMNGQIRFGGTMELASHHDKINMKRVEGIVRSIPQYLPDFQMHYKKESEIWFGYRPCAPDGLPYLGQSSQLKNLIIAGGGGMMGLSLGPIFGKTVSELANGQKPTVDINIFNPERFS